The genomic interval CCACAATCCACTTTGGCCCTATCCTGAAGTCCACCGCGACTTTTTTCTTCCCATCCAGACCGTTCCCGTGCTCCATCCCATTGACGATAAACTCGCGCAACAGCAGATCCACATCAAACTGAACATGCTCCAGACCGTGCCGGCCCAGCAGCTCACGGGCCGTCACGCAAATATCGTCCACCAGCGCCAGGCGCGACTCCACCTCGAAGGCAAAGCCGGCGGAATCGATGCGACGCTTTTGTACCTCGGTGTTCATACA from Candidatus Hydrogenedentota bacterium carries:
- a CDS encoding ATP-binding protein, producing MNTEVQKRRIDSAGFAFEVESRLALVDDICVTARELLGRHGLEHVQFDVDLLLREFIVNGMEHGNGLDGKKKVAVDFRIGPKWIVVRIQDEGPGFRWRTLSRTPPEEVSTSGRGLAIGALYAHRVRFNNAGNQVTLWISKTTKKESEGL